GGTCGCGGAAGTCAGTCCGAGCCAGGTCTGGGGCGAGGCGATGCTCGACGAGTTGCTCGACCGCACCGAAGGCGCGCCGTTGTTGCTGGTGCTCGACGGCGTGACCGATCCGCACAACCTCGGCGCCTGCCTGCGTTCGGCCGATGCGGCCGGTGCGCTGGCGGTGATCGTGCCGAAAGACAAGTCGGCCACGCTGACCCCGGTCGTGCGTAAAGTGGCTTGCGGCGCGGCGGAAGTGATCCCGCTGGTGGCCGTGACCAACCTGGCGCGTACTCTGGAGAAGCTTCAGCAGCGCGGTCTGTGGGTTGTCGGCACGGCCGGTGAGGCCGAGGTCAGCATTTATGACCAGGACCTGACCGGGCCGACCATCCTGATCATGGGCGCCGAAGGCAAAGGCATGCGTCGCCTGACCCGCGAGCATTGCGACTACCTGGTAAACCTGCCGATGGCCGGCAGCGTCAGCAGCCTCAACGTCTCGGTCGCCACCGGTGTTTGCCTGTTTGAAGCACAGCGTCAACGCGGTGCAAAAGCCAAGGCTGCCGCGAAGAAGTCCTGAGTCGTACACGATTCAAATGTGGGAGCGAGCTTGCTCGCGAAAGCGGAGTGTCAGTCGACGTATTTGTTGGATGACAGACCGCATTCGCGAGCAAGCTCGCTCCCACATTTGTTCAAGGTGTCTGGAAGATCGGTGGTTGTTCAAATATTCACCAATTGCCTTGCACCTCTTCTGTCCCTTCTCTACAATTGCGCCCCTTGCTGTGACGGCAGGCACGCATGTGCCCCGCGCCAGCAAGTCCATAAGTGTCATTCACTCCTTGTCTGACCGTTTTTGAGCGGCAGGCTACAACCCGTAAGGAGCATTCATGCGTCATTACGAAATCATCTTTCTGGTCCACCCGGATCAGAGCGAGCAAGTCGGCGGCATGGTTGAGCGTTACACCAAGCTGATCGAAGAAGACGGCGGCAAAATCCACCGTCTGGAAGACTGGGGCCGTCGTCAACTGGCCTACGCAATCAACAATGTTCACAAGGCTCACTACGTGATGCTGAACGTTGAGTGCACTGGCAAGGCCCTGGCCGAGCTGGAAGACAACTTCCGCTACAACGATGCAGTGATCCGTAACCTGGTCATCCGTCGCGACGAAGCCGTTACCGGCCAGTCCGAGATGCTCAAGGCTGAAGAAAACCGCAGTGAGCGCCGTGAGCGTCGCGACCGTCCTGAGCACGAAGGCGCTGATAGCGCTGATAGTGATGACAGCGACAACAGCGATAACGCTGACGAGTAATCCACGGACCTTATTAAGGAGCCTATCAAATGGCACGTTTCTTCCGTCGTCGTAAATTCTGCCGCTTCACCGCTGAAGACGTGAAAGAGATCGATTACAAAGATCTCAACACTCTGAAAGCTTACGTATCCGAGACCGGCAAAATCGTTCCAAGCCGCATCACCGGTACCAAAGCTCGTTATCAGCGTCAGCTGGCCACCGCTATCAAGCGCGCCCGCTTCCTGGCCCTGCTGGCCTACACCGACAGCCACGGCCGCTGAGACCGGGCAGTCGACAAGTAGCAAAGGATTGAATGCATGCGCGCCTTAGCTGAGTTCATCATGCGAGGCCGAATGCAGGCCACTCTCGTGGTGGCCGGATGTGCAACATTGCCGTTGTTGTATTGGTTGGGTGCTGCCGCCGGGAGCCTTGTGCTGCTGCGGCGCGGATTGACGGACGCCCTTGGCGTTCTGTCGCTGGGACTGCTGCCAGCTTTGATCTGGTGGCTGTATGCCGATGACCCACGGGCACTTCTGGTGCTGCTGGGGTCTTCGGGGCTTGCGTTGGTTTTGCGCGCAAGCGAATCCTGGGTCCGCACGCTGCTGGTCAGCGTAGTGATCGGAGTGGTGTTTTCAGTGGTGCTCGGGGTCGCGTTTGCGGCCCAGATCGAGATGCTTGCACAGGCCCTCATAAAGGTCATGCCAGCGCTCCTCGGTGAGACCTACAAGCAATTGTCGGTCGATGAGCAAGCGCGTTTCGCGTCCCTGATTGCACCGGTCCTGACCGGACTGATTGCGGCCTTGTTGCAGATCGTCAGCGTGCTGAGCCTGATTGTCGGGCGGCATTGGCAGGCGTTGTTGTACAACCCGGGTGGTTTCGGTCGCGAGTTTCGCGCCATCCGCATCCCGTTGGGGCCGGCGATGTTACTGCTGGCGTTGATGCTTCTGGGCCCGAATCTCGGTGCACAGATGGCCATGTTGACGCCGTTGTGCAGTGTACCGCTGGTGTTCGCCGGGCTGGCCCTGATGCACGGGCTGGTCGGGCAGAAGCGACTGGCCGGTTTCTGGCTCGTGGGGTTGTACGTCACGCTGCTGTTGTTCATGCAGCTGATCTATCCGTTGCTCGTGGTTCTGGCCATTGTCGACAGCCTGATTGATTTTCGCGGTCGTCACGTGTCGAAAGACACCGACAGCGCGAACGGTGAAGGTTAAAAGTTAGAGGATTTTCACATGCAACTGATCCTTCTGGAAAAAATCGCCAACCTGGGCAACCTGGGCGACAAAGTAAACGTTAAGGCCGGTTACGGCCGTAACTACCTGCTGCCTTTCGGCAAGGCTACCGCTGCGACCGCTGCCAACCTGGCTGCGTTCGAAGAGCGTCGCGCCGAGCTGGAAAAAGCTGCCGCAGACCGTAAAGCATCGGCTGAAAGCCGTGCTGCCCAACTGGCCGAGCTGGAAGTGACCATCACTGCCACCGCTGGCGACGAAGGCAAGCTGTTCGGTTCGATCGGTACTCACGACATCGCTGACGCACTGACCGCTTCCGGCGTTGAAGTGCAGAAGAGCGAAGTTCGTCTGCCGAACGGCACCATCCGCAACGTGGGTGAATTCGACGTGGCCGTGCACCTGCACGCCGAAGTTGAAGCCACCGTACGCGTTGTCGTGGTAGCAGCTTAAGCAATATCGATCGGCTGGCGGCTTGTCCGTCAGGCGGTTAACATCGGGCACGATCCTGTTTACAGGTCGTGCCCTTTGTCTTTCTGAATTCCCTGCTTTTCACTAATACTCAAGTGGCCATGAACGATATTTCCGCTCCCGAGCAATACGATCTGCAAACCGCTGCCCTGAAGGTGCCGCCGCATTCCATCGAGGCCGAACAGGCCGTACTCGGTGGTCTGATGCTGGACAACAACGCCTGGGAACGCGTGCTCGATCAAGTCTCCGACGGCGATTTCTATCGACATGACCACCGCCTGATCTTCCGCGCGATCGCCAAACTGGCCGATCAGAACTCGCCGATCGACGTCGTGACCCTTGCCGAACAACTGGACAAGGAAGGTCAGACGTCGCAGGTCGGCGGCCTCGGCTATCTTGGCGAACTGGCAAAAAACACGCCGTCCGTCGCCAACATCAAGGCCTATGCGCAGATCGTCCGCCAGCGTGCGACGTTGCGCCAACTGATCGGCATCAGCACCGAGATCGCCGACAGCGCCTTCAACCCGGAAGGCCGCACTGCCGAAGAAATCCTCGACGAAGCCGAACGGCAGATCTTCCAGATCGCCGAAGCGCGGCCGAAGACCGGCGGCCCGGTCGGCGTCAACGAGCTGCTGACCAAGGCCATCGACCGCATCGATACCCTGTTCAACACCGCCGACGCGATCACCGGCCTGTCCACCGGCTACACCGACCTCGACGAGAAAACCAGCGGCTTGCAGCCCTCCGACCTGATCATCGTTGCCGGTCGTCCGTCGATGGGTAAGACCACCTTCGCGATGAACCTGGTGGAAAACGCCGTGCTTCGCAGCGAAAAGGCGGTGCTGGTGTACTCCCTCGAGATGCCAGGCGAATCGCTGATCATGCGTATGCTGTCCTCGCTCGGCCGTATCGATCAGACCAAGGTGCGTTCCGGCCAACTCGAAGACGATGACTGGCCGCGCCTGACTTCGGCGGTCAACCTGCTCAACGATCGCAAACTGTTCATCGATGACACCGCCGGTATCAGCCCGTCCGAGATGCGCGCGCGGACCCGGCGTCTGGTGCGTGAGCACGGCGACGTCGGTCTGATCATGATCGACTACCTGCAACTGATGCAGATCCCCGGTTCCAGTGGTGACAACCGTACCAACGAGATTTCCGAGATCTCCCGATCCTTGAAGGCCTTGGCCAAGGAATTCAACTGTCCGGTGGTCGCCCTGTCGCAGCTCAACCGTTCCCTCGAACAGCGTCCCAACAAGCGCCCGGTTAACTCCGACTTGCGGGAATCCGGTGCGATCGAGCAGGACGCCGACGTGATCATGTTCGTTTATCGCGACGAGGTGTATCACCCGGAAACAGAGCACAAGGGCATCGCCGAAATCATCATCGGCAAGCAGCGTAACGGCCCGATCGGCTTTATTCGCCTGGCGTTCATCGGTAAATACACGCGCTTCGAAAACCTGGCGCCGGGCAGTTACAACTTCGACGACGACGAATAAGTGTTGGCCGAAATCATTCGGCCAACACGTCGTCTTTAGTTGCCTTATGCGTCTTCGCGCGCGGCTTTCTCGACAGTGCCGAGGCTCGCTTGCTCGCCCAGTTCTTGCCGGGTCAGCGCTTCGATCAGTGCGGCTTCCTCGATCGCGAGCGGTGCCTGCAGTGCTCTGGATTGCGCATCGTAATCGTCAAACGACAGGGTGTTGGCGGCATACGACTCGTCGAGAATTGCCTGTCGCTCCTGAAACGGCTGCCGCTGCTTTTCGAATTGAGACTGGTATTTATGGATGACAAATTCCTGCCAGAACTCCCTCGATAACAAAGCCTGAAACTCTTCCGGCGAGTTATCCAGTGCGATGACTTTTTCGTACGCCGCATCCATTTGTGCTTTCGATACATTGACCAGATGCCCGAAACCCATGCGCTCAGGCTGCCCCGGCAGTTGCAAGCGGTCTTTCAGACCGTGGCGATAGAAAAGCCTGATCTCGACTTCCTCAGGCACATGCGGTGCCGCAAGCGACGGCGCACCCTGGCCCTGCCTGGATTCGAGGATTTTCGCCTCTCGCTGTGCAATGTCCGCCGATGCGATCTTGTCCACTTCATGCAAGCGAAACAACGCCTTGGACAGTGCTGTCAGTTGCGGGCCTTGTGCTTGATCGCGAGCCAGGCTACGTGCGTTATGCATCATCATCCGGGTTTCCAGATTGGCGAACGTGAAAGCGGCCCGATCGCAGCAGGCCGCCTCGCCCGAACGTTCGAACAGCTCGCTGCGCAGGCGTTCGGATTCCGGACTGTTTTCGGTAATGCTGTCGATCAGCTTCCAGACCCGTTGCTGAAGGTCGTTATGGCCGGCGGGAACATGCAGCAGGCGGTCAAGGGTATTGAACAGGCCATCCGACCCTGGCAGGTCGCGCAGTGTTTGCCATTGCACTCGTCGGGCTGACAGTTGATCGATCGACATTCCGACAGTCCAGCGAGCCATTGGATTATCTGTGGTCATTCGTGGCACCACAGGCACGTGGCCGTCTGCTGTGTCGATCAGGTTGTTCGGGCCGGTCAGCGGCATCTCTGCTTCTATCAATCGAGCGTTGTAACGGTTCAACCGGGCACGCGTCTCTGGCAACAACGGATTATGAGAGATATCGGTTACGTTGTTGACGCGGGCCGTGTGGGCAAGTCGCTCGTCCGGCGGCGCGATGACGGAATCGGGGATTTCCTCGATCCGGTTGTTGCTCAGATTAACGGTATCCAATAGCGGCTGATCGGCAATGCCCGCAGGAAAGGTGGTGATGCCCGTGTTGGCCAGGCTCATCGAGCGCATGTCGATGATCCGGCTGAAGTCAGGGACGACGGCCAACTGTGGATTGTCATGCAGGCCCAATGCTCGCAGTGTGGTGCGCGCTGACAGAATGCGGGCAGTCTCGTCGGTCAGGACAATCTGGTTTTTCTCCAGGAACAGTCGGGTCAGACCATTCATATCTCCCACGGCCGGGGGCAACTCGCGCAGTTGATTGCGCGAGAGGTCCAGCCAGCGGACGTGGCGGAATCGGGTCAGAAAACCTTCTGGCGAGGTGCTCAGGCCCATACTGCTCAGGTTGAGTGAGCCAACGTGACTGAAGTCCACATCGATATCCGGCAGGCTTTGCAACCTCAGGCCGCTGAGATCCAGTTCAAGGCCGATGGGGGTTCTGTCATTGGCCAGTTTTTGCGGTGTTTCACGTCGCCAGCAACTGATGATCCGTCGACTTGCCGCCGTTCGATCGTGGCGGGTTTCTGCGTTGATCAACAACCGGTTCGCGCGAACATACCGTTGGCGGTTGCCGCCTCCAGAAAAAACCCAGGCGTCCAATTGAGTTTTCAGGGTGCTGAACTCCAGCTCGAGACTCGCCAGTCTTGTGCCGACGGTACCCTTCTCCAGGCTCCAGATATATTCCCTGCACATCTTGATACTTTTGAGCGGATACAAACGCCGGTATCGCTGTGCCCTGGAGTTATCGCTGTCAAATGCCGCGGGATGTGCCGGGTTCATCAGTTCGGGGTGTGCTGCGTGCACGCGTCGCCAGTAACGATCGAATGTTTTCCAGTAGCCGGAAGGAAAGTCATTGCCCTCCAGTAATGTGGCACTGTTGATTTTCGCGGTCGAGGCCAATTGTTCAGGTACCGGGTTGATGAGGGCCTCTGGTATTTCAGTCAAGTGGTTGTTGCGCAAATCAAGGGCCGTCAACGCCGTGTTGCCCAGCAGGCCGGCGGGCCACTGGTCGATCCCCGTGTCATGCAGGTCCAGGCCTGTCAGCTCGGACATCGCACTGAAATCGGGGGATTTTTTCAGTGGGTTCTGGGACAGATTGACGATCTTCAACCGGCTCAACGCACTCAGTTTTGCAGCACTGGATTCATCCAGCTCAAGGCTGTTCGAACTCAGATCCAGGTAAACCAGTTTGTCCATATCACCTATGCAGGCCGGCAATTTGCGAAGACTGGAGTGATTGATGGAGAGCGTTTCCAGTTGGGTGAAATTGGCGAGGAATGTCTCGCCAGCATCCGACCAGTGGACGGCCTGAAGGTCCAGCGTCCGGACATGACTGAAGTCCGCCGTCAGTGCCGGCAATGGTCCACTGCCGGGCGGTATCCTGAGGATTGCGCCCGACTCTTGCAGCCAGCAGGCCTTGATGATTCTGGCCAGACGTCGCGGCGCCCAGACGTTAACGGTGCGACCTTCCACATCTATCGATACGCGGTTGTGATTATCGGCCACATGATTTTCAAGTTGCGATTCAAGCAACTCGAACTCTTGCAGGCGTCGGGTCAGTGCTTCATCACTCAGATGCAGAACATAATCCCTGGCGGCCTGGGTATCCTTGTCCGGGTACATCCTCTGCACCATCGCCAGTTCGGCAATGTCTTCGGCCAGCCTCAGACCCTGCGGGTGAGCGGGGCCGGGCAGTGCCGGATGATCCGTGGCGAGGCGGCGCCAGTACAGTTCCAGGGTTTTCCAATAGCCGGGCGCAAAGTCGTTGCCCTCGATGAGGGTGACGCCGTTGAGTCTGACGGTGGCTTCGAGCTGCGCGGCGGGGGGATCGAGCAGTGTCTGCGGTACTTCCTGCAATCGGTTATTGCGCAAGTCGACGATGTGCAGACCCGTCAGGTTGCGCAATCCTGCAGGCCACTGATCCAGCTGCGTATTACTCAGGTTCAACGCTTTCAAACCGGTCAGTGCGCTGAAGTCGGGCGCGATACTCAGCGGATTGTGCGACAGGTTGATGCTTTCAAGATTGCCGAGTGCAGTAAGTGTCGCTGCGGTTGGTGTGTCCAGCCGAATCCGGTTTGCGCTCAGATCCAGCGTTCGCAGGTCGCCCATCTGCGCCAGGGCTACGGGCAGTCTGTCCAGCGTGGCGCGGGTGATCGTCAATTGCTCCAGGCGCGAGAAGCCGGTGAGAAACGTGTCGGCTGCGGGCGTCCATGTCACAGAGTCCAGGGCCAGGTCGCGGACATGGCTGAAATCAGCCTTCAACGCGGGCAGGGTGCCGCTGCCAGGTGCAAGTCTCAACGATGTGCCGGTCTCGCGGCGAAAGCAGCGTTTGATTTCGAGGGCGACCTGTTCTGCCCGGTCTTTTGCTGCGCCTGGCATCGTGGACGACGCTTTGCGCCAGAGCGTCAGTTGGTCCTTGAGCGTTTTGTATTCTGTTTCGCGTCGACTCAGCCCGCCTTCGATGTCGCTGCCCAGCGAGCGCAGGTATGCGTCAATCTGTTCCTCGCTCATGGAGGGATACAGCCTTTTTGCGCGAGCGTGCGGACTGCGCAGTCGATTGACGATGGCGGCAACCCGGTCTGCCAATCGTCGCTGAACCGGCCGCGCATGTCCTGCGCCGGGCCGAGGCAATCCACTTGTAACAGGTTCGGTCGATGCAGGCGGGGCTGGTCTGGAGGCATCCTGTGGATGCCAGAGCCCGCTTTCGGCGTCACGCAGCAGTACCGGGCCGAGGGCCTCCAGATCGGTTGATAACCGGGCTCGATACTGACGGGTAAGCGTGTCGACTCCAAGGAGCACCGTACCGCCATTGGGAACATCGACGTACCGGCGTCCCTTGTGCATCCGGAAACCCTCGGCGTTCGGACCTGGTAAATCAGGGGGGACGGTGATCCAGTAATGTTCCAGGGGCCATTGCTCACGCGTGAGTGCGGCCTTAGGGGGCGCTGACTCACGAATCGTTACCGCCGGTATCGGCGTGACGGTATCCGGATCAGCGTCGTTTGCAGGTCTGCCGGGCCCTTCAGGGGTTAGTGTTCCCCGTGAAGTCGACGGGCCGAAATCGACACGCGGCGGCGTCTCGGGTCTTGCTGTTTCCGAGCCTTGCCGGGGCGGTCGTGCAGAGTGTTCAACGGTTCCTTTGAAGGGTAGTCGTGGTGACATTTTTACTTCCTTGCAAGTTTGCTTGTCAGGCGCCCGCGAACGGGCGCCGATAACGTTCGGCGTCATTGCCTGTTGGTTGTTACAGGAGGCACAAGCCCGTTGCCCGGGCATGGCCATTTAGCTGGAGAGCGCAGCGGCGTTGTCCGCCATGGTGAATATTTTTTGCGCTGTCTTGCCATCGAAATGATTGCGCCAGATCTCGGTATGCGGCCGACCGGCCAGTTCATCGCGGCGCTGCGACTTGACCCCGAGTCTGCTCTGTTCAAGGGTTTTCAAATGACCGCCTCTGGTTTTGAAGCCCAGCGGGTGGCTGTCCTGCCTGTCATAGTGAAAATGCGCTTCCCACAACGGCGCACCGTCAGTGCTATCGCTGATGGAATAAACGTCCAGGAACTCCCTTTCCTTGCCTTTGCCCAGCGCCTTGCGATTAACCGTCCTGCGGACATTGACTTCGGCGCGATCCATCAGATAGTTCAGGCGCATGATGTCCAGCACGTCTTTGTCCTTGTACATCCGCACGTGGATCTTCTGCCCCAGGTCCGTCAAGGCATCGGCTGCGGTTCGCAGGCGTGCGGCCAGATCGACGATCACGCTATCCTCGACCTCGCTTGCGTGGTCCTCCAGCCGTCTGGCCTGCTCATTGAGCCGGTCGCTTTCGGTGCCCAGAGTTTCCATGATGTTCGTCGGGTTGGCTTTTTGGGCTTCCTGGAGGCGCGCATCGGCCATGTGGTGCTCATGGCTGTCCAGTGACGCGGTTGCTTCGCGGATCAGTTGCGCGCGCGGTACGCGGACGATTGGCGGCAGCACTGGCAGCCACTCTTCCTGTCTTTTTTCGTAGCGCCGGGGGGGCGAATCGGGTCGCAACGGATCGGCAACCTTGATGATGACGCTCCCGTCCGGGGCGGTCTCGGTCTCCCCGACCAGTACCCTGTAAGTGCCGTGCCGGCGCGTTCGGAACATTTTCCTGGCGGGGGCGGGACGCCCTGTCTCGGCGTAGACGGGTTGCGCCGGAATGAAGTCGAAATCGATGTCCTGGTCGAGGCTCGGCAGATCGGAATGGGGCATCGCAACGTCAAGGATTTCGTTCAAAGTGCTGTCAATCTTCTTCTCGATCGGTTCGATCAAGGCAATGATCTGCTCAAGGTATTGGTCCTTGGGGCTTTGCGAGCTCAGCAGCATTTCGAAGCGACTCTTGTCTCCTCTGATCTGGTCAAGGGCCAGCAGGAGTGCCATGGTGTGCTCTCGTTCTGGAACACTGCTCAGATCCCCGGTGATCAGGTCTATGGCAGACAGCGAAGGCATGGTGGTGTCTGGCGGCTGGTCGGGAGTGCCTGCAAACAGGTGCACATAAAGCGTCAGTTTGTTGAAGTTGATGCGCTCCGCCGTCGGTACCTGTTGGCTGAGCTCCGCCAGTTGTGCGGCCGCGCCGGGGGAGGCTTTTCTGATCTGCTCCATCACCACCTGACGCTCGTCGAGGATCTTCAGCTTCTTGTTCAGGTGAGTGAGGATTTTCCTGCAGCTGTCGGCACTCAGGTCTGTCGTCTCAGGCCTGACCCTGAGGTCCATGACGGCCATGAGCCTGTTGAGGGACTCGACCTGTTCTACCCGGAAGGTGTGCAGTTCTTCCTTGAATAGCCCGCCTGCTTTGACGATCGTCATCCAGTCCTTGTTGTCGACGAGCGACTGAACGAAGGCCGTCTGTTTTCTGATGTGCCTGAGCAAATGCACCTCAACGGCAACCAGGGCCGCGGTCCTTGTGGGACTTTCCGCCTGTTGTCGGGCCTCGCTCCACAAGGCGTCGTACTGCGTGGATGACTCGATCAGAGCGGTGTGGGCATTCTGGAAGGGTTCATAACGTTGCATCAGCAGGGCCATATTGACCTGCCTCGGGTTATTGCGCGGCATTCCGCCCCTCAGCCCCGTCAGTACAGAAACCCAGACGCCAGCCTCGTTGCGAGTGATGGCCCGGGTTTCGCCGCTGCGACTGGCCCGGTAGATGTTCGCGCTGTCGGTGGCGACCGGATCCTTGGCGTTAATGATGCGCCACACCTTGTGCGCCGGACTCGACGCGTCGAGATCCTGCATCGCCTGGTACGCTTGATTGTGGATGACCACGTAGAGCTTGCCGTCGTGGCGAAACAGCCCATCGCTGCCGGGTTCGGATGTGCTGAAATCCAGCTCAGTGCGAAACGGTTGAAGGCTTGCGTCGGTCAGCGGTACATGGGTTGCGTCGACATCATTGAGTGGATGCCAGAGTCCGCTGTCGACATCGCGCAACAGCAGCGGCCCAGAGGCATGCAGTTCGCTTGATAGCCGGGCCCGGTACTGTCCGGTGGCTGGCTCCACCGCGACCAGAACGACGCCGCCATCGGAGACGTCGACGTACTGTCGTTTGTTGTAGGTCCTGAATCCTTCGCTGTCGGCGTGCGGCAGTTTTGCCGCGGTTTTGATCCAATAGCGCCTTAACGACTGATCGTGGAAGAGACGAGTTTCAACAGGGGCCAGTGTCCGGTGGAGGATGACAGGCGGGGCGGGCAGAATTGCATCGGGGTCCGCCACCCCGGGCGACGGTGCCCGCGGTTTCGGTTTTTCGCCAAGGAGCCACGGATCGAGGTTTTTGCGGCCCGGCGTACCACTGGTTTCGGTCCTGCCGTCCATCTGTCGGTTCGAGCGGATGTGGACGTCCACGTCCACATGGATGTTGCCATTGCGAGGCGGTTTTACGGCCATGTTTCTTCATCCTTGAAAAAGTGGCGGTTGCAGAACTCCGGTCATCGGGTTCTGCAAGGCGTTCAGCGTCATTGCTGATGTCTGGCGGGTGAAACTCACCGGAGATTTTCTGCTGGAGGCGCGCAGGGCACGTTGTCGTGAAAACCGACCATTACCGTCGGAATTGGTTAAATTTTGTGCTATATTCCGCGCCCGCGATTTTTCACTTCAACACCGGTCGTCGACATGCAAGCAGCCAAGCCGTTATTTGACTATCCAAAATATTGGGCCGAATGTTTCGGGCCAGCGCCATTCCTGCCGATGAGCAGGGAGGAGATGGATCAGCTTGGCTGGGATTCGTGCGACATCATCATTGTTACCGGTGATGCTTACGTCGATCACCCGTCGTTCGGTATGGCGATCATCGGCCGGCTGCTGGAGTCTCAGGGCTTTCGCGTCGGGATCATTGCGCAGCCGAACTGGCAGTCCAAAGACGACTTCATGAAGCTCGGCGAGCCGAACCTGTTCTTCGGCGTCGCGGCGGGCAACATGGACTCGATGATCAACCGCTACACCGCGGACAAGAAAATCCGTTCCGATGACGCGTACACGCCCGGCGGCATGGCCGGCAAGCGTCCGGATCGCGCCAGCCTGGTTTACAGCCAGCGCTGCAAGGAAGCCTACAAGCACGTGCCGATCGTGCTCGGCGGCATCGAAGCCTCGCTGCGCCGCATCGCCCACTACGACTATTGGCAGGATCGCGTGCGCAATTCGATCCTGATCGACGCCAGCGCCGACATTCTGCTGTACGGCAACGCTGAACGTGCCATCGTCGAGGTTGCCCAGCGTCTGTCGTGGGGCCACAAGATCGAAGACATCACCGACGTGCGCGGCACCGCGTTCATCCGTCGTGACACGCCGCAGGGCTGGTACGAAGTCGACTCGACGCGCATCGACCGTCCGGGCAAGGTCGACAAGATCATCAACCCGTACGTCAACACGCAAGACACCCAGGCCTGCGCCATCGAGCAGGAGAAGGGGCCGGTCGAAGATCCGCAGGAAGCCAAGGTCGTGCAGATCCTCGCCAGCCCGCGCATGACCCGTGACAAGACCGTGATCCGCCTGCCGTCGATGGAAAAGGTGCGCAACGACCCGGTTCTGTACGCCCACGCCAACCGCGTGTTGCACCTGGAAACCAACCCGGGCAACGCCCGTGCGCTGGTGCAGAAGCATGGCGAGCTCGATGTCTGGTTCAACCCGCCGCCGATTCCGATGACCACCGAAGAAATGGACTACGTGTTCGGCATGCCTTACGCCCGTGTGCCGCACCCGGCGTACGGCAAGGAGAAGATCCCGGCCTACGACATGATCCGTTTCTCGGTGAACATCATGCGTGGCTGTTTTGGTGGTTGCACCTTCTGCTCGATCACCGAGCACGAAGGGCGGATCATCCAGAACCGTTCCGAAGAGTCGATCATTCGCGAAATCGAAGAGATCCGCGACAAGGTGCCGGGTTTCACCGGCGTCATTTCCGACCTCGGCGGCCCGACCGCGAACATGTACCGCATCGCCTGCAAGAGCCCGGAAATCGAATCCGCGTGCCGCAAGCCGTCCTGCGTGTTCCCGGGCATCTGTCCGAACCTGAACACCGACCACTCGTCGCTGATCCAACTGTACCGCAGCGCCCGCGCACTGCCGGGTGTGAAGAAGATTCTGATCGCGTCGGGTCTGCGTTAC
This genomic interval from Pseudomonas koreensis contains the following:
- the rlmB gene encoding 23S rRNA (guanosine(2251)-2'-O)-methyltransferase RlmB — protein: MSQLEKIYGVHAVEALLRHHPKRVKQIWLAESRNDPRVQTLVELANENRVQVGQAERREMDAWVEGVHQGVVAEVSPSQVWGEAMLDELLDRTEGAPLLLVLDGVTDPHNLGACLRSADAAGALAVIVPKDKSATLTPVVRKVACGAAEVIPLVAVTNLARTLEKLQQRGLWVVGTAGEAEVSIYDQDLTGPTILIMGAEGKGMRRLTREHCDYLVNLPMAGSVSSLNVSVATGVCLFEAQRQRGAKAKAAAKKS
- the rpsF gene encoding 30S ribosomal protein S6; its protein translation is MRHYEIIFLVHPDQSEQVGGMVERYTKLIEEDGGKIHRLEDWGRRQLAYAINNVHKAHYVMLNVECTGKALAELEDNFRYNDAVIRNLVIRRDEAVTGQSEMLKAEENRSERRERRDRPEHEGADSADSDDSDNSDNADE
- the rpsR gene encoding 30S ribosomal protein S18; translated protein: MARFFRRRKFCRFTAEDVKEIDYKDLNTLKAYVSETGKIVPSRITGTKARYQRQLATAIKRARFLALLAYTDSHGR
- the rplI gene encoding 50S ribosomal protein L9, producing the protein MQLILLEKIANLGNLGDKVNVKAGYGRNYLLPFGKATAATAANLAAFEERRAELEKAAADRKASAESRAAQLAELEVTITATAGDEGKLFGSIGTHDIADALTASGVEVQKSEVRLPNGTIRNVGEFDVAVHLHAEVEATVRVVVVAA
- the dnaB gene encoding replicative DNA helicase, encoding MNDISAPEQYDLQTAALKVPPHSIEAEQAVLGGLMLDNNAWERVLDQVSDGDFYRHDHRLIFRAIAKLADQNSPIDVVTLAEQLDKEGQTSQVGGLGYLGELAKNTPSVANIKAYAQIVRQRATLRQLIGISTEIADSAFNPEGRTAEEILDEAERQIFQIAEARPKTGGPVGVNELLTKAIDRIDTLFNTADAITGLSTGYTDLDEKTSGLQPSDLIIVAGRPSMGKTTFAMNLVENAVLRSEKAVLVYSLEMPGESLIMRMLSSLGRIDQTKVRSGQLEDDDWPRLTSAVNLLNDRKLFIDDTAGISPSEMRARTRRLVREHGDVGLIMIDYLQLMQIPGSSGDNRTNEISEISRSLKALAKEFNCPVVALSQLNRSLEQRPNKRPVNSDLRESGAIEQDADVIMFVYRDEVYHPETEHKGIAEIIIGKQRNGPIGFIRLAFIGKYTRFENLAPGSYNFDDDE
- a CDS encoding NEL-type E3 ubiquitin ligase domain-containing protein — translated: MSEEQIDAYLRSLGSDIEGGLSRRETEYKTLKDQLTLWRKASSTMPGAAKDRAEQVALEIKRCFRRETGTSLRLAPGSGTLPALKADFSHVRDLALDSVTWTPAADTFLTGFSRLEQLTITRATLDRLPVALAQMGDLRTLDLSANRIRLDTPTAATLTALGNLESINLSHNPLSIAPDFSALTGLKALNLSNTQLDQWPAGLRNLTGLHIVDLRNNRLQEVPQTLLDPPAAQLEATVRLNGVTLIEGNDFAPGYWKTLELYWRRLATDHPALPGPAHPQGLRLAEDIAELAMVQRMYPDKDTQAARDYVLHLSDEALTRRLQEFELLESQLENHVADNHNRVSIDVEGRTVNVWAPRRLARIIKACWLQESGAILRIPPGSGPLPALTADFSHVRTLDLQAVHWSDAGETFLANFTQLETLSINHSSLRKLPACIGDMDKLVYLDLSSNSLELDESSAAKLSALSRLKIVNLSQNPLKKSPDFSAMSELTGLDLHDTGIDQWPAGLLGNTALTALDLRNNHLTEIPEALINPVPEQLASTAKINSATLLEGNDFPSGYWKTFDRYWRRVHAAHPELMNPAHPAAFDSDNSRAQRYRRLYPLKSIKMCREYIWSLEKGTVGTRLASLELEFSTLKTQLDAWVFSGGGNRQRYVRANRLLINAETRHDRTAASRRIISCWRRETPQKLANDRTPIGLELDLSGLRLQSLPDIDVDFSHVGSLNLSSMGLSTSPEGFLTRFRHVRWLDLSRNQLRELPPAVGDMNGLTRLFLEKNQIVLTDETARILSARTTLRALGLHDNPQLAVVPDFSRIIDMRSMSLANTGITTFPAGIADQPLLDTVNLSNNRIEEIPDSVIAPPDERLAHTARVNNVTDISHNPLLPETRARLNRYNARLIEAEMPLTGPNNLIDTADGHVPVVPRMTTDNPMARWTVGMSIDQLSARRVQWQTLRDLPGSDGLFNTLDRLLHVPAGHNDLQQRVWKLIDSITENSPESERLRSELFERSGEAACCDRAAFTFANLETRMMMHNARSLARDQAQGPQLTALSKALFRLHEVDKIASADIAQREAKILESRQGQGAPSLAAPHVPEEVEIRLFYRHGLKDRLQLPGQPERMGFGHLVNVSKAQMDAAYEKVIALDNSPEEFQALLSREFWQEFVIHKYQSQFEKQRQPFQERQAILDESYAANTLSFDDYDAQSRALQAPLAIEEAALIEALTRQELGEQASLGTVEKAAREDA